In Corvus moneduloides isolate bCorMon1 chromosome 6, bCorMon1.pri, whole genome shotgun sequence, the sequence GACCCCCACTGCTTCCATCATGCtgacatgtttttctttccttttgcattgTAGCAGCAAGAAGGCAGGAGCCAAGGGCAAGGTTGGTGGGCGCTGGAAGTAAAGAACCAGGCACCATGGCCTTTAGTGGTGTGCTGAACCCCTGCTGgtctcctctttcctccttcacCGATCACTTGTGTTCTCATGCCTCAATGATAACAAAAATCGCATCAGCCTGGATTGGctattgctgctgcttttcttcctggagGGGTCTGGTGGCTTCCTCAGGCAAGGGGAAGCAGGTTCCCTGTGGAGCTGGGCTGACTCCTTGCTGGCATCTTCAATTCCTGCTGAGCATGTCCCTTACCCTCCTGATAGCCGCCCTATGCTGTCCTGTAGATTGCTGTGTACAAATCTCTGGATTTTGTAAATAAAGCACAACCAGTACCTACTCCAATGTCAGCCCTCTGGAATggtgttttgtattttatttaatgcattCCCATTTTCCAAGGATTTGGGAGCTGGTCCAAACCCTTACTTAATATAATTTGATCTGTCTCTACAATGGGGAATAGGCTCAGTATCATCAGCAAAGACTCAGGATTGGGGGCCTGTTTTAAGCCATCGTAGCCGACTGTTCTCACAGAGCTCGTAATCTGGCTGCCAAATGTAGTTGAAATTGACTTCAAAGTTCGAGTGATGAAGTGAATCAAAGAATCGGGAATAAAGGAACAAATCTCCAGAAGTGGTAGTTTTCAGCACATTGCTTTTATTACATGCAGACAAGTGCAATGGAGAATGATTCATTCAAATATTACATTATAATATTTATTGAGGCCGTTAGCCTGCATACAATATTAAAGCCCAATACTGAAGTGTGAATTACTTGGTTAATTGTGTAGATGTCAAAGCATAAGTGGCTGTTACTAAATTTGAGGTGTGAGCTGTTCTGTAAGGCCTCTTGTCTTTGCCAACCCTTGAACTGCCCTGGTGGGGAGAAGTCCATCAGAGCCTCTCTCATGTTTCCAAACTTCTGTTTCTTGTCCCTGTGTGCCCACTCCGGCTCTCTGTTGGCATATGCTGAGGTGTCATGGAGTCATGAGTGGTTTAGGTATGAAGAGGCCATAAAGATTATCCAGTTacaactcccctgccatgggcagggatgcctctcactagaccaggttcctcACAAccccattcagcctggccttgaacaccaCCAGAGATgcggcagccacagcttctctgggcaacctgttccagtgcctcgacaccctcacagtaaagaatttcttcccaacataTAATCTAAACTTACCCTCTCTCAGTTTACAacattttcctcttgttctgtcacaaTATACCTTGGTAAAAAGTCTCTGActttcttataagcccccttACATACTGAAAGGTCACAATCAGGTCTCCCCCCAGCCTGCCCTTCTCCTGGCTgcacaaccccagctctctgcctGTCCTCACAAGGGAGGTGTCCCAGcccttccagcctctctgtggcctcctctggacctgaTCCAACAGCCCTGTGCCTGTTGTGCTGGGGTCTCACCAGCGTGGAGGACAGGAGGAGAGTCAGGACAAGACCCCAGCAAAGGcaaacagcactgcagcaccccacagagGTGGTATTTTCACATAATCACAGActtgttagggttggaagggacctctggagattgTTCGGTCCAACCCCCGTGCCAAGGCAGAGTCACCcggagcaggtgacacaggaatgtgtccaggtgggtttcAGTATCTCCAGGGAGTGAGATTCTACATTCTCCCCAGCcggcctgttccagtgctctgccaccctcagtgtaaagatgttcttcctcatgctgaggtggaacttcttgtgttttagtttatggccattgctccttgtcctgtcgctgggcagcactgaaaagagtctTGGCACCCTCCTTTGAGATACTTGTCTGCAATAATGGGATCCCCTGTGAGTCTCCTCatctccagactaaacaggcccagctcccaccgTGTCTCCTCAGAGGGATGCTCTAGACCCCTCCTCCTCTGCATGACCTTCTGCTGGACCGTCTCTGgtagctccttgtctttcctgtgctgaggagaccagggctgggcacagcacccCGCGGCTCCTCCGAGGGTCCCTCctccccccgtgtccccttcGCGTCCTGCGCCCCTCCCCGCGCTCCTCACACTGCCGCGCCGCGCTCCTCCGCGCCAGCAGGGggcgcagccgccgccgccgccccggcggGGCCGCTCTGGCGCCGCCGCTTCCGCGGGGCTCGGCCATGGCGGCGGGCGGCAGGAGGGCCGTGtgagcggggcgggcggcggggcgctGGGATGGGGGCCGGCGGCGTGCGGCGGGGCTCGGTCGGGGCAGCGGGGTGGGGGGCCGGCCGGTCAGTGAGCGGAGGCGTGTCCCCGCAGGTACCCGCTGTTCCAGAGGGGCGGCCCGCAGCTGCGGATCTTCCGTCCCAACTTCTTCATGCTGGCGGTGCGGCCCGGCGTGCCCCAGCCCGAGGACACCGTCCAGTTCCGCGTCTCCATGGAGTGAGTGCGGGCACGGCAGCTGGGCTTGTGggctgagggctgggagggcCGTGTGCCGGGACAGGGAAGGGGCTTTTGCATCAGGGAGACCTTGCAGAGGGCGGCGAGGGCATTGATTTAATGACCAGCTTTGCGTGGCTCCTCTCCCCGAGTGTTAGTGAGGCTCAGCCTTCCCAGGGACGGGCTAAGGAAGGAGGAAGTGCTTATGAATTTGATCCAGAGTAAGCAAGGTGGTATCCAGTTACTTGTCAGGACTCTTTCAGCCTGACCAGTCTGCTGGCACCCATTAGAGCCCACAAGCCTGTAGGAGGTTTTGGTAAGATCAGCAGCTCCTACTCAGAATAAAGAAAGGTGTCTCAGGTTGGGCAGTGAGAAAGCCTGCTGAACACAGCATATACTTGGCATTTTGAATGTTGAGGCTACAGAGGATAAAATATTTGACAATTGTTGCAGTTTATGGATCATAAATCGCTATAGCAGTGTGTGGTCTAGGCTGAGTTTATACTTCCATGTAGTAAATCTGTCTTGGTTAAAACAAGAAGACATTTATTCCACGGTATTAAACAGTCTCTAgtttattatatttaaatatttacactttttttttctctctttctttccccaaaatgatttttcattgcCTAGAATGACAAAATTGGATATCAGGAATTACCTTGAAAGAATATACAATGTGCCAGTAGCTGCTGTGAGGACCAGGATACAGTATGGTAAGTGCAGCAGAGTAATCTAAAGGGATGAATACAGCATCCCTGCACAGACAGAGTAGACTTTACCTTTCAAAAAGTCTGTTAGATTTCAACAGGCTTTGGTTCCAGTGTTTCTAGGTGCTTAGCTGGTGATGTCTGTTAGCTTAGTTGTTTATTCATCCCTTCAAATGAATGTACACCACTTCATATTGGAACGCTTTGATGAAATTATGGTGTAAGTTTCACTCTAAAAAGAAgaatctgaatttaaaaaggCTAATCATCCTGACAGTTCTCTAGCTTGTGCTTTTGTAGTTGGTACTGTTTCTCCTTGAAGACCAGTGGGTGTCTCCCTTCAGAAGGAACTGCTTCACGTGTTTGAATGAAAGTAGTAATTAAACAATTTCAGCTGTAgcctgcatttaaaaaatgagctGAGATTAGCTTGCAGGAGGTGTTATGGTCTAACAATAGGCAAAGTTTGtagagcaaagaaaaatactttgttggACCAGTAGATAGTGTCAGAAAAACATCTTGAcaagttttcaggtttttatcACCTGTTGTTACCAGATTTCTGCTACAGACTTGaatatttcctcttctgttttttctcttgtacAACCCCTcgaaacaacaacaacaacaacaaactgCCCAGATCCCCatcaaaacccaccaaaaacccaacaaaaaactaacccaagagaaaaaggaaaaacgTTCCTAGTTTAACTTATGCTGAGCTCTTGCGTTGGAGCAGAGGGACGAACTTCTAACTGAAATAGGCCAAATTTAGATAATGTCACCTTTACCTATGAATGCTTCCTTCCCCAGAGCTTCTCTGACAGCAGTTTGGGTGCAGtcaggaatatttttcattttttttcatgttaatttacatttttgatCACCAGGCAGTGTAATTATTGAGTGGAGAGTAACTTGCTTAGGACATCTTTGATAGCtgggtttttcattttttcatgcaGTGACTCTAAGAAAGGACTTACGTGTTTATAATGGTAAGGTTAAGGATGATTTTagaaagaataggaaaaaagaCCTGTAGGAGTGAAAAATGgaggatgaaagaaaaagcttcaaaataaGGTTGTAAAACTCAGAACctataaaggaagaaaaaacctggAAGTATCATCTGTAATATGCTTgtgtgaaaaacagaattaaattaaGTCATAAATACCAAACACATATAGTTccaaacagcactgaaaaatattcatgcTTGTCCTTATAACCATTTTGTCCCTCACTGCTGATTTTAAGGGAATAAAAGGAATAGTCAGGAATAAAAGAGGGTTAGAATGCCTAATAAATTGAGAGCTTTAATGTCTGCCTAATCTGAAGTGGATAAGTTGTACATCCCACTTCAGTTGTGACCAGCATCCTTGGAGACGGTTGAGGTGCATTGGTTTGTTGGGATGTGGAGTATAATTTCCTGGTGTATAAACAGTAGATCCAGCTCATCAGCTGAATAGTAAAAATTGTCAAGTTTAAGGCTGTTTAGTGGtcattttctccttgtcttCCTGAAGCTTTGGATGTTGGGAGGACAATTTATCACCCCTGGCCCCTGCCTGGGAGacttttctccttgcttctTTGCAGACTTTGTGTGTGGCGTGAAGGCACGATGGCAGCAGGCTGGTGGTGCCTTGGTTCTCTGCTTGTAAACGAGGAGAGCATTGTCCAGAGTTTCAGGACGTTTTAATAACTGTGGTGTTGTGCTGGCAGTGAAGGAAGAGTATTTCTCTTAACAATAAATCAGAACTCAGCAAGTCCCCTCTTCAGTTTGGCCTTGCTTTGGAGAACTTGGAAGTCCTGGGAAGTAAAAGGTGGGATTCTCTTCATTTCTGCAGGTGCAAACAACAAGAGGAATCACAGGAATCAGAGAGTGAAGAAGCCAGATTACAAGGTCGCCTATGTACAGCTGGTGAGTTAACATGGATGCTtgtgagggaagagaaagggactGTTAACCAGCCAAGCTGAAAGTAATGGCCAGTGAGTTGTCCTGGTTGGCTGAGTATTTCTGCCAATCCTCTAATAATGACAGTTTCTTTAACACATTCCACAATGTAAAGAGGTTTAAACGACTTGGTCTAAAGATGAATTTCAAGCAAATGGTTAGTTTTTCAAGCCCCATGTTGGTTTGAGGTCTGTCTGTAGGTTGTGGTCTGATGTCATCGGGTGCTGCTTTGCCAGAGAGTTTCATGCTGACCCTGTACTCTGTGTGCTGGAAGGTTCACGACTTGTGTGGTTGATTGCTGAAATGTCCAGTAAGTGAAAGAATATATTGTGAGGGCAGGGAACTTCTTATTAAAGG encodes:
- the MRPL23 gene encoding 39S ribosomal protein L23, mitochondrial codes for the protein MAAGGRRAVYPLFQRGGPQLRIFRPNFFMLAVRPGVPQPEDTVQFRVSMEMTKLDIRNYLERIYNVPVAAVRTRIQYGANNKRNHRNQRVKKPDYKVAYVQLGQGQTFQFPNLFPEKEQDPETRSLDDFRDKYMEKEKQKQEGDPRRGGVPDWFGL